From the genome of Nocardia mangyaensis:
CCGAGGTCGCCGCCGCGGAGGCCAGTGGCGGCACCTCGGTGCGCCCCTACATCAGGATGAACGGCACCGAGGTCTTCCGTTGGGCCGTCACGTTCCTGGAGAAGGCGTGTCGCGACGCGCTCGATCGCGCGGGCGTCAGCGCCGCCGAGCTGGACGCCTTCGTCCCGCACCAGGCCAACATCCGCATCACCGACGCGCTCGTGCGCACCCTGCATCTGCCCGAGCGGGTTGCCATCGCGCGCGACATCGTCGACACCGGCAACACCAGTGCCGCCTCGATCCCGATGGCGATGGAACAGCTGCTGCGCTCTGGCGCGGCCCGGCCCGGCGACACCGCTCTGCTGCTCGGCTTCGGCGCGGGATTGGCCTACGCGGGCCAGGTCGTGCACCTACCCGTGATCGGGTGACGCGCTGACGACGCGCTTCCTCCTCGGCGGGACACGGTGCGCATCCGGATCAGGCGGCGGGTTGACCGGCCGCCTGGGTGCGATGTGAGTCCCGGTCGGTGACCGGGACCGCGTAGGCCACCCCGTCGCGGATGCCGAATTCGAAGCGGCAGGGGAACAGGGAGGGCAGGCCGGTGGCGCGGAGGTCGAAGTTCGCCGCGAGGGTCTGCATCGCCCAGTTCTGCAGCGAATCCGGCAGCCGCAGGGTGGTGCCGTCGACGCAGGAGACGTAGGCGTGGGTCTGTTCGCCGTCGACGGGTAGTGGGTTGCGCAGTCCGACCGCGCCGATGTCGAGGATCCGTCCGGCGTTGTGGGAAGAAGCGACGCTCGGCAAATCCAACTCGATGTCGTCCATGCTGGAAACGGTAGCGCAGCAACTATTCAGGGAACACCGAAATCGCGTGCCCTTGACGAACTTCGCCCACGGGCTCGTCCGGGCTACTGGATCGCGAACCGCAGCAGTGCCTGCATGTCGCCCTGCTTGACCTTGCCCTTGCGGTCGAGCACCTCGAGCTGCCACGATCCGCCGTTGCGGAAAGCCCTGGCGATGGCGTTGGCGTTCTCGGCGCCCAGCAGCGAGGGCCAGATGTCGGCGACCGGCTGGGTGTCACCACCGGTGGCGTCGTAGATCTTGAACGAGACGTTGTTGGCCTTGATGAACGACGAGCCCTTCTTGAACGCCGCGGCGACGAAGACGATCGAGTCGATGCCGGCGGGCACGTCGGCGAAGGTGACGTGGACGGTCTCGTCATCGCCGGTGGCCGCGCCGGTTTGCTCGTCGCCGGTGTGCAGCACCGAGCCGTTGCCGAGGGGGTCGAGGGAGTCCAGTCCGGCGAAGCGCACCGGATCGCCACCCTGCACCAGGATCGCGATCAGGTCCAGGTCGACGCCCTTCTGGCGACGCGCGATCCCCAGCAGTCCGCCGCTGGCCCCGGCAGAGGGGTCCCAGCTCACCCCGACGCTCATTTTGGTGATCCCGGTCAGATCGGCGGCGTCGTCGTCCTTTTTGAGAGTAATCACCGTTTCAGGCTACCTGTTGCGCGGAGTGTGTTGCCCAACAGCGGGATTCACGGAACCGGTGGCGAGAGTGCCTGTGGATCGCGGTATTCGGAATCAGTTGATGCTGTGGACGTGGTCGAGGATGGTGCCGCGGGCGGCCTGCCAGGCGGCCGATCGCGCGTCGGCGAATTCGCCGTGTCCGGTGCCGGGCAGTATCCGCAGCTCGGCGGGGGCGCCCGCGGCGTGCACCGCCTCGACGTAGCGGCGGCTCTGTGCCGGGGCGACCACCCGGTCCTGGTCGCCGTGCAGCGCGGTGATCTCGGTCTCGACCGGCAGATGGTGGATCGGGGAGGCGTAGTGATAGCGCTCCGGCACCTGGTCGGGACGGCCGCCGAGCAGATCGGTGACGAACCGATCGCGCCCGTTGGTGACGGCGTAGTCCAGATCGAGCACGGCCGCCATGAGTGTGAGGCTGCGGATCCGTACCCCACTGTGCTGGTGGTGGTCCGGCGGCGGCCGATGACCGGCCGCCCACGCGGCCAGCTGACCACCGGCCGAATGCCCTGCCACGTGCACCCGCTGCAGGTCGAGCAGATTGCCCACCAGGGGCGCCACCACGCTCAGCGCGTCGATGGCGTCCGCGACATCGGTGAGGGTCGTCGGCCAGCCGCCCTGGCCGTGCACCCGGCGGTACTCGATGTTCCACACCGCGATTCCTTCGGCCGCGAGCCCGCGCGCGTGCGCGTCGAACTGGGCCAGGGTGCGGCTCTGTGTCCAGCCACCGCCGTGGATCAGCACGACCACCGGCAGTCGAGTACTCGAGGTGGACGGCAGGTAGAGGTCGCCGAAGGTGTCGGAGGTGTCACCGTAGGGGATGCGCAGGGGCGATTCCTGGATCGAGGGGTCGGTCACCGCGGTCAGCTCCGCCGGGGTGGCCAGATCGGTGACCCTGGCGCCGAGTGTCACCATGGCGGCGACGAGAACGGCCACGATCGCACAGCGTCGTCGAGCGGTCACGTCGCGGCCCTTCTCTCGGCTCAGGTGATCGAGATCACCACCATCCGAGCAGTGGCTGGAGCTCGCGTCCGAGCGGTCCGGCCAGTGAGCGGGAGTAGCTGGCGGTGAGGTGGTGCTCGTCGTGATAAATGAGGATATTGCCCTCGGCCACCGAACACACGGAAGGCTCGCACACCGCGTCGGTCATGTCGACCGGAAAAACGCTCGGGAATCGCGCGGCCGGTTCCAGCTGCGGGTTGATCGGATTCAGCGCGTCCTCCCTGCGCATCCCGCAGCTGAGCCGGTTGCCGCCCGCGGCCAGACAGTCCGGGGCGTTGTAACGCACCGTGCCGCGCCGCAGCCACGGGGTGTCCCGGATCGCGATCACATTGAGGCCGCGCGCCGACAGGGCCGACCAGACGGCGAGGTACTCGTCGGGGGTCTCGTC
Proteins encoded in this window:
- a CDS encoding TerD family protein, with product MITLKKDDDAADLTGITKMSVGVSWDPSAGASGGLLGIARRQKGVDLDLIAILVQGGDPVRFAGLDSLDPLGNGSVLHTGDEQTGAATGDDETVHVTFADVPAGIDSIVFVAAAFKKGSSFIKANNVSFKIYDATGGDTQPVADIWPSLLGAENANAIARAFRNGGSWQLEVLDRKGKVKQGDMQALLRFAIQ
- a CDS encoding alpha/beta hydrolase family protein, translated to MAVLVAAMVTLGARVTDLATPAELTAVTDPSIQESPLRIPYGDTSDTFGDLYLPSTSSTRLPVVVLIHGGGWTQSRTLAQFDAHARGLAAEGIAVWNIEYRRVHGQGGWPTTLTDVADAIDALSVVAPLVGNLLDLQRVHVAGHSAGGQLAAWAAGHRPPPDHHQHSGVRIRSLTLMAAVLDLDYAVTNGRDRFVTDLLGGRPDQVPERYHYASPIHHLPVETEITALHGDQDRVVAPAQSRRYVEAVHAAGAPAELRILPGTGHGEFADARSAAWQAARGTILDHVHSIN